Proteins encoded within one genomic window of Glycine soja cultivar W05 chromosome 1, ASM419377v2, whole genome shotgun sequence:
- the LOC114405585 gene encoding uncharacterized protein LOC114405585, with amino-acid sequence MNEDQWMYDTIMSGEVDMDDQNEQECGVNKPQVDCSDAFNTSQVFDNRDDILQWARSVAHENGFVAVIIRSNTNTSSRGKTLFVLIDCEKSGEYRCRNKEFVRRNTETMKCGCPFKFRGKLVVERQGWMMKLMCGIHNHEHT; translated from the exons atgaacgaagatcaatggatgtaTGACACTATAATGTCTGGAGAAGTTGATATGGATGATCAAAATGAacaagaatgtggtgtgaataAACCACAAGTTGATTGTTCGGAtgcgttcaatacttctcag gtgtTTGACAACCGAGATGATATTTTGCAGTGGGCTCGATCTGTTGCTCATGAAAACGGATTTGTGGCGGTCATTATAAGGTCTAACACAAACACTAGTAGTAGAGGAAAGACTTTGTTTGTATTAATTGACTGTGAAAAAAGTGGTGAGTATAGGTGTAGGAAtaaagaatttgttagaagaaATACTGAGACTAtgaaatgtgggtgtcccttcaagTTTCGTGGCAAACTAGTGGTTGAAAGGCAAGGTTGGATGATGAAGTTGATgtgtgggattcataatcatgaacaTACCTGA